A region of Hoplias malabaricus isolate fHopMal1 chromosome 12, fHopMal1.hap1, whole genome shotgun sequence DNA encodes the following proteins:
- the fign gene encoding fidgetin, producing MQWTPEHAQWAEQHFDISSTTRSPAHKAEAYRGHLQRTYQYAWANDDISALTASNLLKKYAEKYSGILEGPGERALLCSYPEGATGLLNGRKSEGEAWQEGIYPMNCAADVISASKAVVPAALPPGESAASVCSSAGVPSSLSEPSYSSSGCGSHTPAALHSGIPSQEFAGGYNGTYLHSTYSGGQSTPSLASPHPSPLHSGGLLQPPPPPPPPPPPPTLVPSYNAGSPNLSGYNYPPAGYPPQAAVAPGYSPGGAPPPSAYLPSGIAAPTPLPPSTLPGYSYQSHSHAPIAPTPLNGSSANSLKRKAFYMTGQGDMDSSYGNFSYSQQRSTQSPMYRMPDNSIGDSSRGNGFDRNADTSSLPFKPTKQPMSTDQQRKFGSQSGRAITPPSYGPSKGSMGSVRSGESFGKFGSSVMSEHGEEHRQHMSHSIGTVTSSGHPAEEQLKNSDAGLVEMVTTEILQQMPPVDWSDIAGLELAKATIKEEVLWPILRPDMFSGMAPLPRSILFFGPQGTGRTLLARCMASQLGAAFLQLSGSALATKWLGEADKVVQASFLVARCRQPSVVFVSDVDLLLSAQLSEESPVNRIKSELLLQLDGVLSSPEDHVLVICSTSKPEEIDEALRRYFVKRLLIPLPDTTARHQLISQVLSQHNYCLSDKEVALLVQRTEGFSGLDVVRLCQEAIVGPLHGMSGADISGIMPGQMRPLSYQDFENVFCKIQPSISQKELDTYTEWNKMFGCSQ from the coding sequence ATGCAGTGGACCCCAGAGCATGCGCAGTGGGCAGAGCAGCACTTCGACATCTCCTCCACAACCCGCTCCCCTGCTCACAAGGCTGAGGCGTACCGCGGGCACTTGCAGAGGACCTACCAGTACGCCTGGGCCAATGATGACATCTCAGCGCTCACCGCCTCCAACCTCCTGAAGAAGTATGCCGAGAAGTACTCGGGCATCCTGGAGGGCCCCGGCGAGAGGGCGCTGCTGTGCTCATACCCAGAAGGTGCCACGGGACTCTTGAACGGGCGCAAATCGGAAGGCGAAGCCTGGCAGGAGGGGATCTACCCTATGAACTGCGCTGCAGACGTGATATCCGCAAGCAAGGCTGTTGTTCCTGCTGCTCTGCCTCCAGGAGAATCTGCAGCTAGCGTGTGCAGCTCTGCAGGGGTTCCGAGCAGCCTGAGCGAACCCAGCTACTCCAGCAGTGGCTGTGGGAGCCACACACCTGCGGCCCTTCACTCGGGAATCCCCTCTCAGGAATTTGCCGGAGGCTACAACGGCACATACCTGCATTCCACGTACAGCGGCGGGCAAAGCACACCATCTCTGGCCTCTCCACACCCCTCCCCTTTGCACAGCGGTGGGCTACTTCAgccgcctcctcctcctcctcctcctccccctcctcctacgCTGGTGCCCAGCTACAACGCAGGCTCGCCCAACCTCTCGGGCTACAACTACCCTCCTGCAGGCTATCCCCCCCAGGCTGCTGTTGCTCCCGGCTACAGCCCCGGGGGAGCCCCACCTCCCTCAGCCTACCTGCCCTCAGGCATTGCAGCACCCACCCCACTGCCCCCCTCTACTCTCCCCGGTTATTCCTACCAGTCTCATAGCCATGCACCTATCGCACCAACGCCTCTGAACGGCAGCTCTGCCAACTCACTGAAAAGGAAAGCATTTTACATGACGGGGCAAGGAGACATGGACTCCAGTTATGGAAATTTCAGCTACAGCCAACAGCGCTCCACTCAAAGTCCCATGTATAGAATGCCAGATAACAGCATCGGTGATTCAAGCAGAGGGAATGGGTTTGACAGAAATGCTGACACATCATCTCTGCCATTTAAGCCCACAAAGCAGCCAATGTCCACTGACCAGCAGCGTAAATTTGGCAGTCAATCCGGCAGAGCCATCACCCCTCCATCATATGGGCCTTCCAAAGGATCCATGGGCTCTGTGCGATCAGGAGAGTCCTTTGGTAAGTTCGGCTCATCTGTAATGAGCGAGCACGGGGAGGAACACAGGCAGCACATGTCCCATTCCATTGGCACAGTGACGTCAAGCGGCCATCCAGCTGAGGAGCAGCTGAAGAACAGTGACGCTGGCCTGGTGGAGATGGTAACCACAGAGATTCTGCAGCAGATGCCCCCTGTGGACTGGAGCGACATCGCAGGGCTGGAGCTGGCTAAGGCCACCATTAAAGAGGAGGTATTGTGGCCCATCCTTAGACCAGACATGTTTAGTGGCATGGCACCATTGCCCCGCAGCATTCTCTTCTTTGGGCCTCAGGGCACGGGAAGGACGCTGCTTGCCCGTTGCATGGCCAGCCAGCTTGGTGCTGCGTTCCTCCAGCTCAGCGGTTCAGCATTGGCAACTAAGTGGCTGGGGGAGGCCGACAAGGTGGTACAAGCCTCATTTCTTGTGGCTCGTTGCCGGCAGCCTTCTGTAGTCTTCGTCAGTGACGTAGATCTGCTTCTGTCGGCCCAGCTGAGTGAGGAGAGCCCGGTGAACCGTATCAAGAGTGAGCTGCTCCTGCAGCTGGACGGGGTGCTCAGCTCGCCAGAGGACCATGTGCTGGTCATCTGTTCCACAAGCAAGCCGGAGGAGATCGACGAGGCCCTAAGGAGGTACTTTGTTAAGAGGTTGCTCATCCCACTCCCGGACACTACGGCACGGCACCAGCTCATAAGCCAGGTGCTCTCCCAGCACAACTACTGCCTCAGTGATAAAGAGGTGGCACTGCTTGTCCAGCGGACCGAAGGATTCTCAGGGCTGGATGTAGTCCGGCTCTGCCAGGAGGCCATAGTTGGACCCTTGCATGGCATGTCTGGTGCGGACATTTCAGGAATCATGCCGGGGCAGATGAGGCCGCTGTCGTACCAAGACTTTGAGAATGTGTTTTGCAAAATCCAGCCCAGCATATCGCAGAAGGAACTGGACACATACACTGAGTGGAATAAAATGTTTGGCTGTAGTCAGTAA